A single window of Malus sylvestris chromosome 5, drMalSylv7.2, whole genome shotgun sequence DNA harbors:
- the LOC126622520 gene encoding uncharacterized protein LOC126622520: MIMKEDLTLVDSFALAEKHALWDEARQVEKVLEQPLKVSAAAQRKEDGKQTNKGRQEIKRMDRPMTKEGPITNKKLVKEGKVDRYLDKPAAQPKKNADGNEEPPTKMIRINGILVESEHLGATNNSKKRKIQQVLLISQVQAVDTQPGPIIGFTKQDAEGVDFPHDDALVVSVQLAHDIVDMMMVNNGSAVNLLQLSVIQKMGLEGTIIRWAEVLTGFNGYTSTVIGHITLDVKTPPVFSKQIFTIVSDPSPCNGILKRPWLIKLDAVSSVKY, translated from the exons atgatcatgaaagaagacctAACTCTAGTAGATTCCTTTgctctggcagagaagcatgcactttgggacgaggctcgacAAGTAGAAAAGGTGCTCGAACAGCCTCTAAAAGTGTCGGCAGCTGCTCAAAGGAAGGAGGATGGAAAACAGACCAACAAGGGCAGGCAGGAGATCAAGCGCATGGACCGACCTATGACCAAAGAAGGCCCGATAACCAATA AGAAGCTCGTGAAAGAAGGCAAAGTCGATAGATACTTGGACAAGCCAGCTGCGCAGCCTAAAAAGAATGCAGATGGAAATGAGGAGCCACCAACCAAGATGATTCGAATCAATGGCATTTTAGTCGAATCCGAGCATTTGGGGGCCACTAATAACTCcaaaaagaggaagatccaACAGGTTTTACTAATCTCACAAGTTCAAGCAGTCGATACCCAACCTGGACCTATTATTGGCTTCACTAAGCAGGATGCAGAAGGAGTCGATTTCCCACACGACGATGCACTAGTAGTATCTGTCCAACTAGCCCATGATATAGTCGACATGATGATGGTTAACAATGGAAGTGCAGTCAACCTACTTCAACTTTCAGTCATTCAGAAGATGGGCCTGGAAGGTACAATTATACGCTGGGCAGAGGTACTTACTGGATTCAACGGATACACCTCAACTGTCATCGGCCATATCACACTTGACGTGAAAACACCACCAGTATTCTCAAAGCAAATATTCACGATTGTAAGCGACCCATCTCCCTGCAATGGTATTCTTAAGAGACCTTGGTTGATCAAGCTGGATGCCGTCAGTTCCGTCAAGTATTAA